In a single window of the Pseudomonas sp. B21-015 genome:
- a CDS encoding SURF1 family protein, translating into MKRFRPGLVPTLVVAMLLPLLVSLGFWQLSRGAEKSALLQSYAERRAAEPMASTELQHTEDPAFRRVRLHGQFDAEHSLLLDNRQRDGKVGVELLQPFQDQATGLWLLVNRGWLPWPDRRTPPSFTTPTQALSLDAWVYVSPGATFQLHADPNATTWPQLITAVEPARLWTALERDGFAYELRAQSGPATYRADWPVVAMGPEKHLAYAVQWFALSIALLGLYLYLGWHNAKENNNGSGHESTRNV; encoded by the coding sequence ATGAAACGCTTCCGGCCGGGCCTCGTGCCGACCCTGGTGGTCGCGATGCTGCTGCCTTTGCTGGTGTCACTCGGGTTCTGGCAGTTGAGCCGGGGCGCGGAGAAAAGCGCGCTGCTGCAAAGCTACGCCGAGCGCCGGGCGGCCGAACCGATGGCCAGCACCGAACTGCAACACACCGAAGATCCGGCCTTCCGCCGGGTTCGCCTGCACGGCCAGTTCGATGCCGAACACAGCCTGCTGCTGGACAACCGTCAGCGCGACGGCAAGGTCGGGGTCGAGCTGCTGCAACCGTTCCAGGATCAGGCAACCGGGCTCTGGCTGCTGGTCAATCGCGGCTGGCTGCCATGGCCGGACCGGCGCACACCGCCGTCATTCACCACACCGACTCAGGCATTGAGCCTCGACGCCTGGGTCTACGTCTCCCCTGGCGCAACGTTCCAATTGCACGCCGACCCAAACGCCACGACCTGGCCACAGCTGATCACCGCCGTTGAGCCGGCCAGGCTGTGGACGGCACTTGAGCGTGACGGCTTCGCCTACGAATTACGCGCGCAAAGCGGTCCCGCGACCTACCGGGCCGATTGGCCGGTGGTGGCCATGGGGCCGGAAAAACACTTGGCTTATGCCGTGCAGTGGTTCGCCCTGTCGATAGCCCTGCTCGGCCTTTACCTCTATCTCGGCTGGCACAACGCAAAGGAGAACAATAATGGGAGCGGCCATGAATCCACTCGGAATGTCTGA
- a CDS encoding twin transmembrane helix small protein, with product MLKAAIVLMLIATVVSLFSGLFFLVKDDSHSNRLVIALSVRVALAATTVGLIAWGFFSGQLVSHVPW from the coding sequence ATGCTCAAAGCAGCCATCGTCCTGATGCTGATTGCCACGGTTGTCAGCCTGTTCAGCGGCCTGTTTTTTCTGGTCAAGGACGACAGCCACTCCAATCGCCTGGTCATCGCCTTGAGTGTTCGTGTTGCGCTGGCCGCCACCACTGTCGGTTTGATCGCCTGGGGTTTTTTCAGTGGCCAGTTGGTGTCTCACGTGCCTTGGTAG
- a CDS encoding cytochrome c oxidase subunit 3 produces MATHEHYYVPAQSKWPIIATVGMFVTVFGLGTWFNDLKAARPESHGPLIFFVGGLLLAYMLFGWFGTVIKESRQGLYSAQMDRSFRWGMSWFIFSEVMFFIAFFGALFYVRNIAGPALGGEGSKGLAHMLWPAFEFTWPLLNNPDPKLFPPPKEVISPWGLPLLNTVLLVSSSVTVTIAHHALKKGHRGALKIWLALTVLLGCAFLGFQAEEYLHAYHELGLTLGSGIYGATFFMLTGFHGAHVTMGTIILFVMLMRIMRGHFDADHQFGFEAASWYWHFVDVVWIGLFVFVYVL; encoded by the coding sequence ATGGCAACTCATGAACATTATTACGTTCCAGCCCAGAGCAAATGGCCGATCATTGCCACGGTCGGCATGTTCGTCACGGTGTTCGGCCTGGGCACCTGGTTCAACGACCTGAAGGCTGCGCGGCCGGAATCCCACGGCCCGCTGATCTTTTTCGTCGGCGGATTGCTGCTGGCCTACATGCTGTTCGGCTGGTTCGGTACGGTGATCAAGGAAAGTCGCCAAGGGTTGTACAGTGCACAGATGGACCGCTCGTTCCGCTGGGGCATGAGCTGGTTCATTTTCTCGGAGGTGATGTTCTTCATCGCCTTTTTCGGTGCGCTGTTTTATGTGCGCAACATCGCCGGCCCGGCACTGGGCGGTGAAGGCTCCAAAGGCCTCGCTCACATGCTGTGGCCGGCGTTTGAATTCACCTGGCCGCTGCTGAACAACCCAGACCCGAAACTCTTTCCACCTCCCAAGGAAGTCATCAGCCCCTGGGGCCTGCCGCTGCTCAATACCGTGCTGCTGGTGAGTTCCAGCGTCACCGTGACCATCGCTCACCACGCCTTGAAGAAGGGCCATCGCGGCGCACTGAAAATCTGGCTGGCGCTGACCGTGTTGCTCGGTTGCGCGTTTCTCGGTTTCCAGGCCGAAGAATACCTGCACGCCTACCACGAGCTGGGCCTGACCTTGGGTTCCGGCATCTACGGCGCGACCTTCTTCATGCTCACCGGCTTCCACGGCGCCCACGTGACCATGGGTACCATCATTCTGTTCGTGATGCTGATGCGGATCATGCGCGGGCACTTCGATGCCGATCATCAATTCGGCTTCGAGGCGGCGAGTTGGTACTGGCACTTCGTGGACGTGGTGTGGATCGGTCTGTTCGTTTTCGTCTACGTGCTCTGA
- a CDS encoding cytochrome c oxidase assembly protein yields MADSISMKKLVTRLLLVVAAMFVFGFALVPIYDVMCKVFGINGKTAGQYEGEQTVDASRQVRVQFLSTNAADMTWDFYPKTDELTAHPGAVNEMIFIAHNPTDRPMSAQAVPSIAPSAAAAYFHKTECFCFTQQVLQPGQRIEMPVRFIIDRDMPKDVKHLTLSYTLFDITARHPPVAVAASTGG; encoded by the coding sequence ATGGCTGATTCGATTTCGATGAAAAAACTGGTCACCCGCCTGTTGCTGGTGGTGGCGGCGATGTTTGTCTTCGGCTTTGCCCTGGTGCCGATCTACGACGTGATGTGCAAGGTGTTCGGCATCAATGGCAAAACCGCCGGGCAGTATGAAGGCGAACAAACGGTCGACGCCTCGCGACAGGTTCGCGTGCAGTTTCTGTCGACCAACGCCGCTGACATGACCTGGGATTTCTATCCCAAGACGGATGAGCTGACCGCTCACCCGGGGGCGGTGAACGAGATGATTTTTATCGCTCATAACCCGACCGATCGACCGATGAGCGCCCAGGCGGTTCCGAGCATCGCGCCCAGCGCAGCCGCGGCGTACTTCCACAAGACCGAATGTTTCTGCTTCACCCAGCAGGTGCTGCAGCCCGGCCAACGAATCGAGATGCCGGTACGGTTCATCATTGACCGCGACATGCCCAAGGATGTGAAGCACCTGACGCTGTCCTACACGCTGTTCGATATCACCGCACGTCATCCGCCCGTGGCTGTTGCAGCAAGCACCGGCGGCTAG
- the ctaD gene encoding cytochrome c oxidase subunit I, whose protein sequence is MTVVVDDHVHTGTAHAHGPAKGLMRWVLTTNHKDIGTLYLWFAFTMFLLGGSFAMVIRAELFQPGLQIVQPEFFNQMTTMHGLVMVFGAVMPAFVGLANWMIPLMIGAPDMALPRMNNFSFWLLPAAFLLLVSTLFSPGGGPNFGWTFYAPLSTTYAPESVTFFIFAIHLMGISSIMGAINVIATILNLRAPGMTLMKMPLFVWTWLITAFLLIAVMPVLAGCVTMMLMDIHFGTSFFSAAGGGDPVLFQHVFWFFGHPEVYIMILPAFGAVSSIIPAFSRKPLFGYTSMVYATASIAFLSFIVWAHHMFVVGIPLVGELFFMYATLLIAVPTGVKVFNWASTMWQGSLTFETPMLFAVAFVILFSIGGFSGLMLAIAPADFQYQDTYFVVAHFHYVLVPGAIFGIFASAYYWLPKWTGHMYDETLGKLHFWLSFIGMNLAFFPMHFVGLAGMPRRIPDYNLQFADFNMVSSIGAFMFGATQIFFLFIVIKTIRGGEPAPAKPWDGAEGLEWSIPSPAPYHTFTTPPEVK, encoded by the coding sequence ATGACAGTTGTAGTCGATGACCATGTTCATACCGGCACCGCCCACGCCCACGGCCCCGCCAAAGGCCTGATGCGCTGGGTGCTGACCACCAACCACAAGGACATCGGCACGCTGTACCTGTGGTTTGCGTTCACCATGTTCCTGCTGGGCGGCTCGTTCGCCATGGTAATCCGTGCCGAACTGTTCCAGCCGGGACTGCAAATCGTCCAGCCGGAGTTCTTCAACCAGATGACCACCATGCACGGTCTGGTGATGGTCTTCGGTGCCGTAATGCCGGCCTTCGTCGGCCTCGCCAACTGGATGATCCCGTTGATGATCGGCGCGCCGGACATGGCCCTGCCGCGCATGAACAACTTCAGCTTCTGGCTGTTGCCGGCAGCGTTTCTACTGCTAGTGTCGACCCTGTTCAGCCCCGGCGGCGGTCCGAACTTCGGCTGGACCTTCTATGCCCCCCTGTCGACGACCTACGCGCCGGAAAGCGTGACGTTCTTCATCTTCGCCATCCACTTGATGGGGATCAGTTCGATCATGGGGGCGATCAACGTGATCGCGACCATCCTCAACCTGCGCGCCCCCGGCATGACGTTGATGAAAATGCCGCTGTTCGTCTGGACCTGGCTGATCACCGCGTTCCTGCTAATCGCGGTGATGCCGGTGCTGGCCGGCTGCGTGACCATGATGCTGATGGACATCCACTTCGGCACCAGTTTCTTCAGCGCCGCCGGTGGCGGAGACCCGGTGCTGTTCCAGCATGTGTTCTGGTTCTTCGGTCACCCCGAGGTGTACATCATGATCCTGCCGGCCTTCGGTGCCGTCAGCTCGATCATTCCGGCCTTTTCGCGCAAGCCGCTGTTTGGCTACACCTCGATGGTCTACGCCACGGCGAGTATTGCGTTCCTGTCGTTCATCGTCTGGGCGCACCACATGTTCGTGGTCGGCATTCCGCTGGTGGGCGAGTTGTTCTTCATGTACGCCACGCTGCTGATCGCGGTGCCCACCGGGGTCAAGGTGTTCAACTGGGCCAGCACCATGTGGCAAGGCTCGCTGACCTTCGAAACGCCGATGCTGTTCGCCGTGGCGTTCGTCATCCTGTTCTCCATTGGCGGGTTCTCCGGGTTGATGCTGGCCATCGCCCCGGCGGACTTCCAGTACCAGGACACCTACTTCGTGGTCGCGCACTTCCATTACGTGCTGGTGCCGGGGGCGATCTTCGGGATCTTCGCCTCGGCCTACTACTGGCTGCCGAAATGGACCGGCCACATGTACGACGAAACCCTCGGCAAATTGCACTTCTGGCTCTCGTTCATCGGCATGAACCTGGCGTTCTTCCCGATGCACTTCGTGGGCCTGGCGGGCATGCCGCGGCGGATTCCGGACTACAACCTGCAATTCGCCGACTTCAACATGGTGTCGTCGATCGGTGCGTTCATGTTCGGGGCCACGCAGATCTTCTTCCTGTTCATCGTGATCAAGACCATTCGTGGCGGCGAGCCGGCACCGGCCAAACCGTGGGATGGCGCCGAAGGCCTGGAATGGAGCATCCCGTCACCGGCGCCGTATCACACCTTCACCACGCCGCCGGAAGTGAAATGA
- the coxB gene encoding cytochrome c oxidase subunit II gives MMRHPHVWMGLLLWSIFSQAQAAWTVNMAPGATEISHAVFDLHMTIFWICVVIGIIVFGAMFWSMMVHRRSTGQVAAKFHESTTVEILWTIVPLLILVAMAVPATITLIKMYDNTESDLDIQVTGYQWKWHYKYLGQDVEFFSNLNTPADQIHNKEAKGEHYLLEVDKPLVLPIGAKVRFLVTSADVIHSWWVPAFAVKRDAIPGFVNESWTRIDKPGIYRGQCAELCGKDHGFMPIVVEVKTKADYETWLGERKAEAAQLKELTSKEWTLDELKERGDKVYHTTCVACHQAEGQGLPPMFPALKGSKIATGPIKDHLNIVFHGKPGTSMAAFGKQLSEVDIAAVVTYERNAWGNNKGDMVTPKEVLELKQAESK, from the coding sequence ATGATGCGACATCCACATGTCTGGATGGGCCTCCTGTTGTGGTCGATTTTCAGTCAGGCGCAAGCGGCCTGGACTGTCAATATGGCGCCTGGAGCGACTGAGATCAGTCACGCAGTATTCGATCTGCACATGACCATTTTCTGGATCTGTGTGGTGATCGGCATCATCGTCTTCGGCGCCATGTTCTGGTCGATGATGGTCCACCGCCGCTCGACCGGGCAGGTGGCCGCCAAATTTCATGAAAGCACTACCGTTGAAATCCTCTGGACCATCGTGCCCCTGCTTATTCTGGTGGCGATGGCGGTTCCCGCAACGATCACGCTGATCAAGATGTACGACAACACTGAGTCGGACCTCGATATCCAGGTCACCGGTTATCAGTGGAAGTGGCACTACAAATACCTGGGTCAGGACGTCGAGTTTTTCAGCAACCTGAACACCCCCGCCGATCAGATCCACAACAAAGAAGCCAAGGGCGAACATTACCTGCTGGAGGTCGACAAGCCGCTGGTGCTGCCGATCGGTGCCAAGGTGCGCTTTCTGGTGACCTCCGCCGACGTCATCCACTCCTGGTGGGTGCCGGCCTTCGCGGTCAAGCGCGATGCGATTCCGGGCTTCGTCAATGAATCCTGGACCCGTATCGACAAACCCGGCATCTACCGTGGTCAATGCGCCGAGCTGTGCGGCAAGGACCACGGCTTCATGCCGATCGTGGTCGAGGTCAAGACCAAGGCCGATTACGAAACCTGGCTGGGCGAGCGCAAGGCGGAAGCCGCGCAGCTCAAAGAGCTGACCAGCAAGGAATGGACCCTCGACGAACTCAAGGAGCGCGGCGACAAGGTCTATCACACCACCTGCGTGGCCTGTCACCAGGCTGAAGGCCAGGGCCTGCCGCCGATGTTCCCGGCACTCAAGGGCTCGAAAATCGCCACCGGGCCGATCAAGGATCACCTGAACATCGTCTTCCACGGCAAGCCCGGCACCTCCATGGCGGCGTTCGGCAAGCAGCTCTCGGAAGTTGATATCGCAGCGGTCGTGACCTACGAACGTAACGCCTGGGGCAACAACAAAGGCGACATGGTCACCCCTAAAGAAGTGCTGGAGCTGAAACAGGCGGAAAGCAAATGA